Proteins encoded by one window of Grus americana isolate bGruAme1 chromosome 7, bGruAme1.mat, whole genome shotgun sequence:
- the LOC129208516 gene encoding bone morphogenetic protein 2-like, translating into MARARRGRPPPGEAAIRAEHPAQRSAHSLRRSQPWRAGAGVRAAASSPRCGHSRQRARGSRGRLPEPAPPVMAARRLWLWLCLAWLLSLPAAGGLPLVPSPRDEVLAAALQRLREVFDIEELPPDVLPRKKPPQFMVDLFNKVADANGITRAPGLLQGDVVRSFEDRVPVDQYHFYFDISAMEKGEQMLKAEFRVFKLKRTRVSTRSDVKHFCKVEVYELLESGSKARKKHLITSRLLSMYTEGWEVFNVTQTVSKWVGNSSSNHGFLITTTHVFSNRIEHNLVKFAKSQGTLQESRNALLVLFTNSNKRRSASFVPSSTKPEMNSAKNDASRALRETGIIESSNASVSRRPRAAAVPSAKSQVTVCHRRELYVDFRAIGWSGWIIYPSGYNAFYCRGSCMFPLGESLNATNHATVQSIVHTLKLSQDVSTPCCVPDELKSLNLLYFDDKENVVLKNYKDMVATRCGCH; encoded by the exons ATGGCCCGGGCGAGGCGCGGCCGCCCACCCCCGGGGGAAGCGGCCATCAGGGCTGAGCACCCTGCCCAGCGCTCCGCGCACTCACTTCGCCGCTCTCAGCCTtggcgggccggggccggcgtAAGGGCCGCTGCTTCCTCACCCCGGTGCGGTCACAGCCGCCAAAGGGCGCGGGGCAGCCGAGGCCGCCTTCCCGAGCCAGCGCCGCCGGTCATGGCGGCCCGCcggctgtggctgtggctgtgcctggcctggctgctGAGCctgccggcggcgggcggcctgCCCCTGGTCCCCAGTCCGCGGGACGAGGTCCTGGCGGCCGCCTTGCAGCGGCTGCGGGAGGTCTTCGACATCGAGGAGCTGCCGCCCGACGTCCTACCCCGCAAGAAGCCGCCGCAGTTCATGGTGGATCTCTTCAACAAGGTGGCCGACGCCAACGGCATCACCCgcgccccggggctgctgcagggcgaCGTGGTGCGCAGCTTCGAGGACCGAG TTCCCGTGGACCAGTACCACTTCTACTTCGATATCAGCGCGATGGAGAAGGGCGAGCAGATGCTGAAAGCCGAGTTCAGGGTCTTCAAGCTGAAGAGGACGCGTGTGTCTACAAGGTCTGATGTGAAACACTTTTGCAAA GTGGAAGTGTATGAGCTCTTGGAGAGTGGAAGTAAGGCACGAAAAAAACATCTCATAACATCAAGATTATTGTCCATGTATACAGAAGGCTGGGAAGTATTCAACGTCACGCAGACA GTTTCCAAGTGGGTTGGAAACAGCAGCTCCAACCATGGCTTTTTGATAACTACAACACATGTATTCAGCAACAGAATTGAGCACAACCTGGTTAAGTTTGCTAAGAGCCAGGGCACTTTGCAGGAGAGTAGAAATGCTCTCCTTGTCCTCTTCACCAACAGTAACAAACGAAGGTCTGCCAGCTTTGTACCATCTTCCACAA AACCAGAGATGAACTCTGCCAAAAATGATGCTTCACGCGCACTTCGTGAAACTGGGATCATCGAAAGCAGCAATGCAAGCGTGAGCAGGAGACCTCGAGCTGCTGCAGTCCCTTCTGCCAAAAGCCAAGTAACAGTGTGTCATCGAAGGGAACTCTACGTTGATTTCCGTGCTATTGGCTGGTCAGGATGGATTATTTACCCGAGTGGATACAATGCATTTTATTGCAGAGGATCCTGTATGTTCCCCTTGGGGGAAAGTCTAAATGCAACAAACCATGCTACAGTTCAGTCCATAGTCCACACGCTTAAACTGTCTCAAGATGTCAGCACGCCCTGCTGTGTGCCAGATGAATTGAAATCCCTCAATCTTCTCTACTTTGACGACAAGGAGAATGTGGTccttaaaaattataaagacATGGTGGCAACAAGGTGTGGTTGTCATTAG